DNA sequence from the Octopus sinensis unplaced genomic scaffold, ASM634580v1 Contig17270, whole genome shotgun sequence genome:
CAATGAAACAAACCAAGAAAAAACAATCAGCCTGAACACGAGAAACAACCATTTCCAAGCAATTTACATGTTTCCATTTGCTGAATATCATCGCTGTCAGTCGGTAGTTGTGAACTAGATGACGAAGATTTATTTTCCGCAGCTAATTTGGATCTGATTCTTGCCTTATCGACAGTGAACTGTATTGCATTGGCAGCAGGCTTTGTCCGCAAGTAGTACATTCCCGTTTTAAGTCCCTATCAAGTTGTAGAAAGTAAGCTAACAAGTTTCCAAGCGTAGAAATGCATGCTCGTAATTTTCCCATAATTTGGCTCAGCAATGTGGAGGTTAATGGATTGACTCTGATCTATGAAAGGAGACCGATCAGCAGCCATTTTTAGGATTATCTTTTGAGGGATCTCCCACACCGTTTTATACAAATTTTTGAGTTCTTCGGGAATCGATGAAATGTTCtaaattaaaaaacacaaaaaaacccaacCTGTACAGACCCATTAAAGtgtaataaaacatttttcatgTCGTCATTCCAAAGACCAGCATCGACGAGATCCTTGAGGAGATACTTATTGACAATTTGGAACTCCCCCGACAGAACACGACGAGTGTAAAAATTGCTAGTAAAAGGCTCAATCGACTCGTTATTTCCAAAAATTTGAGCAGTCGTTGCCGTTGGCATTGGTGCGATAAGAAGAGAATTCCTCACTCCATACTTAGCAATATCCGCTCGGAGGGTAGCCCAATCATGACGAGAACTATCAGAAACACCCCACATGTCATGCTGCAGTATTCCTTGACTTATTGGTGACCCGGGATATGACTCATATGGCCCATATTCTTGAGCAAGGAGACAGCTTTTTTTCAGTGCAGAATAGTAGattgtttcaaatatatttatatttacttctcTGGCTTCTTCGCTATCAAATGGGTATCTTAACATGCAAAAACAGTCAGCTAATCCTTGTACACCAATCCCGATTGGCCGGTGTCTTAAGTTTGACAATTTCGCCTCGGGGATTGGATAGTGGTTTATGTCAATCACTCGATTTAGATTTTTGACGGTGACACCCACAATATACTCTAATAAACCATAGTCGAAAACTCCATTGACCACAAAAGCCGAAAGAGAAATAGAAGCAAGGTTGCACACCGCAGTCTAGTAGTAGAACAACATTTTCTCAAACCTCATCTGCATCACTGTATTGGACAATTTCTGTGCACAGATTACTCGATTTGATAGTCCCGAGATTTTTTTGATTAGATTTAATATTTATAGCATCCTTATAAAGCATATAAGGCACGCCAGTCTCAATCTGAGCCTCAACTATAGCCCGCCAGAGATGTTGAGCCTTTACTTTTCTAACATACTTTCCGGTCCTCTCATATCTAAACAAATTCAAACAAATCCTTAAATTACTCTTCATAAAGTTTATCGAAATTGTCCCCGTAGCAATCAGAAAGGCCCGGGGCTTGGTCAGGCGTCATTAGACACCACATCAAATCATCTCTGACTCTTCTCATAAATAAATCAGGGATCCATAGACCCAGGAATAGATCTCGTGCCCTCATCTCTTCTTTTCCTGTGTTCTTTCTAAGTTCGATGAATTCGTAAATATCCGCATGCCACGGTTCGAGGTAAACGGCAAACGCCCCCGGC
Encoded proteins:
- the LOC115231048 gene encoding ribonucleoside-diphosphate reductase large subunit-like — its product is CNLASISLSAFVVNGVFDYGLLEYIVGVTVKNLNRVIDINHYPIPEAKLSNLRHRPIGIGVQGLADCFCMLRYPFDSEEAREVNINIFETIYYSALKKSCLLAQEYGPYESYPGSPISQGILQHDMWGVSDSSRHDWATLRADIAKYGVRNSLLIAPMPTATTAQIFGNNESIEPFTSNFYTRRVLSGEFQIVNKYLLKDLVDAGLWNDDMKNVLLHFNGSVQALQFYSHANTLIQYICLINMFKNHNFLQSIFSLMNVNSISSRSRDALGCPNVIWSSGLERPEQIPAVPDCLDSSDGEDTLLFVPGESIR